One segment of Parvularcula sp. IMCC14364 DNA contains the following:
- a CDS encoding helix-turn-helix domain-containing protein — MTTTPPKRSRIPLEKCNLAKAVEQIGDRWSLLILRSAFYGLRRFGDFQSELEIPRTVLSGRLKRFVENGLMETRPYREAGQRPRPEYFLTQKGADLAIAMIALNQWGDKWLGEDRPAPLVFEHKESNAPLIAALTDDPACRIPMSQAKRKISL, encoded by the coding sequence ATGACAACAACGCCGCCCAAGCGCTCCCGCATCCCTCTTGAGAAATGTAACCTGGCCAAAGCTGTTGAGCAGATTGGCGATCGCTGGTCTTTGCTGATTCTGCGCTCTGCCTTTTATGGCCTGCGCCGTTTTGGCGACTTCCAGTCAGAGCTGGAGATACCGAGAACCGTTCTTTCCGGCAGGTTGAAACGCTTTGTCGAAAACGGATTGATGGAGACACGCCCCTATCGTGAGGCCGGTCAACGCCCAAGACCGGAATATTTCCTGACCCAGAAAGGCGCGGACCTGGCGATTGCCATGATCGCCCTTAATCAGTGGGGTGACAAGTGGCTGGGCGAAGACCGCCCTGCCCCCCTCGTGTTTGAACACAAGGAAAGCAACGCGCCGCTGATCGCAGCACTGACCGATGATCCGGCCTGCCGCATACCAATGTCTCAGGCGAAACGGAAAATCAGCCTCTGA
- a CDS encoding acetyl-CoA C-acetyltransferase has product MTDVVIASAARTAVGSFNGSLASVSAPDLGRIVIEAALQRAGVDAGQVGEVIMGNVLTAGLGQNTARQASVNAGVPKEVPAMTINQVCGSGLRAVALGAQSIRNGDAAVVIAGGQENMSQSPHAAHLRAGIKMGPAGFADTMIVDGLWDVFNDYHMGQTAENLAEKYQISSEAQDAFAAASQNKAEAARKDGRFADEIVPVTVKQRKNEIVFDTDEFIREGVTADGLGGLRPAFTKDGTVTAANASGINDGAAATLLMSSADAETRGIEPLARIVSWAHCGVDPSIMGIGPAPASRLALEKAGWSLDDVDLIEANEAFAAQALSVGKELGWDAEKVNVNGGAIAIGHPIGASGTRILTTLIYEMKRCGVSKGLATLCIGGGMGIAMCVER; this is encoded by the coding sequence ATGACAGATGTCGTAATCGCTTCCGCCGCCAGAACGGCAGTTGGCTCATTCAATGGATCGCTGGCAAGTGTCTCGGCGCCCGACCTGGGTCGCATCGTCATTGAAGCTGCATTGCAGCGCGCCGGTGTGGATGCCGGGCAGGTGGGTGAAGTCATCATGGGGAACGTGCTGACCGCCGGGCTTGGCCAGAACACCGCCCGTCAGGCCAGCGTGAATGCCGGCGTGCCCAAGGAAGTGCCGGCCATGACCATCAATCAGGTCTGCGGCTCTGGTCTTCGTGCCGTTGCTCTCGGTGCCCAGTCCATTCGCAACGGCGATGCTGCCGTGGTCATCGCTGGCGGTCAGGAGAACATGTCGCAATCGCCACATGCTGCACATCTGCGCGCGGGCATCAAGATGGGCCCGGCCGGATTCGCCGATACCATGATCGTTGACGGTCTGTGGGACGTTTTCAACGATTACCACATGGGCCAGACCGCCGAAAATCTCGCGGAGAAATATCAGATCAGCAGTGAAGCCCAGGATGCCTTTGCAGCAGCGAGCCAGAACAAGGCAGAAGCCGCCCGCAAGGATGGGCGATTTGCCGACGAGATCGTGCCGGTCACCGTCAAGCAACGCAAAAATGAAATTGTTTTTGATACAGACGAATTTATTCGTGAAGGCGTGACGGCTGATGGTCTTGGCGGTTTGCGCCCTGCCTTCACTAAAGACGGGACTGTCACTGCGGCAAATGCTTCAGGCATCAATGATGGCGCGGCAGCGACCCTGCTGATGTCATCAGCGGATGCCGAGACGCGCGGTATTGAACCGCTCGCCCGGATCGTTTCGTGGGCACATTGCGGTGTGGATCCGTCGATTATGGGGATCGGTCCGGCCCCGGCATCGCGCCTGGCGCTTGAGAAGGCCGGATGGTCACTGGATGATGTGGACCTTATCGAAGCCAATGAGGCCTTTGCCGCACAGGCTCTTTCTGTTGGTAAGGAGCTAGGTTGGGATGCGGAGAAGGTCAATGTCAATGGCGGGGCTATCGCGATTGGTCACCCGATTGGGGCATCAGGCACGCGCATCCTCACCACACTGATTTATGAGATGAAGCGGTGCGGTGTCTCGAAGGGACTGGCTACTTTGTGTATTGGTGGTGGCATGGGTATCGCCATGTGTGTTGAGCGTTAA
- a CDS encoding glycosyltransferase family 39 protein: MSPFAQIKDLANSNPARLLIYIILAVTILRIIFLFLSQIDLGPDETQYWWWGQSFQFGYFSKPPMIGWLIGVSTSLFGDAEWAVRLLSPVITGITTWLVFLISRRLYDEQVGFWAAIVWTTLPAIILSNAILSTDIPLLLFWCLALRAFIGLTEEDNIRWAILLGVSIGLGMLSKYAMIYFPLCMTLAFILSADARKAFRPLPLALAGIIAFLIFLPNIFWNAANDFQTLAHTQENASWGRDMFNFDEFFEFFTAQFGVAGPIIFGALIWGLITPGKRLPDDNTVRHKDLLLIAFALPPILVICLQAFLSKANANWAMTSYPALVMLVTAWLLRAGSKRWLQASTALHVLLAVIFMIASTNFAIVDAIGQSNSVKRVRDWDKQAADIARYAENYDVIVVDDRELMGNLLYYMRDIGKPIKAWDINRKVEYHYEAFDKFDPTQYDKALLVAKYPQYLYSYVEFENIIEIGVSELDMKVRCPRRYGLYELSGYNPAVDASERTPPTAIKFTKDDCRPY; this comes from the coding sequence ATGTCACCATTCGCCCAGATCAAAGACCTTGCCAACAGCAATCCTGCCCGGCTGCTGATATATATCATCCTCGCCGTAACCATCCTGCGGATCATTTTCCTGTTCCTGAGTCAGATTGATCTGGGACCGGATGAAACCCAATACTGGTGGTGGGGGCAGTCATTCCAGTTCGGCTATTTCTCAAAACCACCGATGATCGGCTGGCTGATTGGTGTCAGCACGAGCCTGTTCGGGGATGCAGAATGGGCAGTCAGGCTGCTCTCGCCCGTCATCACCGGCATAACGACCTGGCTTGTATTTCTCATCAGCCGTCGACTTTATGACGAACAGGTCGGGTTCTGGGCGGCGATTGTGTGGACAACCCTGCCAGCCATTATTCTTTCCAACGCCATTCTGAGCACGGATATTCCCCTGCTGTTGTTCTGGTGTCTTGCTTTGCGCGCCTTTATCGGCCTGACTGAAGAGGACAATATCCGCTGGGCCATTCTGCTGGGGGTCAGCATCGGCCTGGGAATGCTCTCCAAATATGCGATGATCTATTTCCCGCTTTGCATGACTCTGGCATTCATCCTGTCCGCAGATGCCCGCAAGGCGTTCAGGCCGCTGCCGCTGGCCTTGGCTGGAATTATCGCCTTCCTGATATTCCTGCCCAACATCTTCTGGAATGCCGCCAATGATTTCCAGACCCTTGCCCATACCCAGGAAAATGCCAGCTGGGGCCGGGACATGTTCAACTTTGATGAATTCTTCGAGTTCTTTACAGCGCAGTTCGGCGTTGCCGGACCGATTATTTTCGGTGCCCTGATCTGGGGACTGATCACACCGGGCAAGCGTCTGCCAGACGACAATACTGTGCGCCACAAGGACCTGTTGCTGATCGCTTTTGCCTTGCCACCGATACTGGTGATCTGCCTGCAGGCTTTTCTGTCAAAGGCCAACGCGAACTGGGCAATGACATCCTATCCGGCGCTTGTCATGCTGGTCACGGCCTGGCTCCTGCGCGCAGGCAGCAAACGCTGGCTGCAGGCTTCTACTGCGCTGCATGTCCTGCTGGCCGTCATCTTCATGATCGCCTCTACCAACTTCGCCATTGTTGATGCGATCGGTCAGTCCAATTCTGTCAAGCGCGTCCGCGACTGGGATAAACAGGCCGCAGATATTGCGCGCTATGCTGAAAATTATGATGTGATCGTCGTGGATGATCGTGAGTTGATGGGGAACCTACTCTATTACATGCGGGATATCGGCAAACCGATTAAAGCCTGGGACATCAACCGGAAAGTCGAATATCACTATGAGGCTTTCGACAAGTTTGACCCGACACAATATGACAAGGCGCTGCTGGTAGCGAAATATCCTCAGTATCTTTATTCCTATGTTGAGTTTGAGAATATCATCGAAATTGGCGTCTCGGAACTGGACATGAAAGTCCGCTGCCCGCGTCGCTATGGGCTGTACGAACTGTCTGGCTATAATCCAGCGGTAGACGCCAGCGAGCGCACACCGCCCACAGCGATCAAGTTCACCAAGGATGACTGTCGCCCTTATTAG
- a CDS encoding glycosyltransferase family 39 protein, with protein sequence MAHAADMPADAQTDARISRMLVLVLFAAVVSLAGTFSIPPIDRDEARFAQATTQMLETGDYINIRFQDDERNKKPVGIYWLQAASVSLFSDVDAREIWAYRLPSFLAALLSAWLAYLIGCRLFEEETAFFGTLLLIAAPSFSGEATIAKTDATLLATVLASQLALARMYLDGFLAGKRPGLATILLFWAALAIGILIKGPITPMISVLTVAALCLWHFPKSPGDLSRIYKWALTFRPITGLIVLLIIVSPWMIAIGLETQGRFFAEALGTDMLGKVGEAQESHAGPIGYYLIVVWIMFWPAALLLPAGLRHALTDIRHAGVIFCLAWLIPTWAVFEIASTKLPHYTLPVYPALAFLIAHCVTRLSREGVSSTLPVSRLLGAGLYLLVAVLVAVLFIYAGNTYSTNGAGLLEYIFAAVTLVGAVWCVFQLWRLKLKTALVSSSLLGALMAWMLYEGMLARLDAFQVSPRLSAMLEEQQLHPLRSGAEPVALLGYNEPSAIFLLGTSNRISTPQTAADWLKAAPGRLAVVESRQEEAFLFALGDTPVRKQAQLSGYNYSNAIDVVLTLYVSY encoded by the coding sequence ATGGCCCATGCAGCCGACATGCCAGCAGACGCCCAAACGGATGCACGCATTTCCAGAATGCTCGTGCTTGTCCTGTTTGCCGCGGTGGTTTCACTGGCCGGGACATTCTCCATCCCGCCAATAGACCGCGATGAAGCCCGCTTTGCGCAGGCCACAACCCAGATGCTGGAGACAGGTGACTACATCAATATCCGGTTCCAGGACGATGAACGCAACAAGAAGCCGGTGGGTATTTACTGGCTGCAGGCAGCGAGCGTCAGTCTGTTTTCGGATGTTGATGCCAGAGAAATCTGGGCTTACCGGCTGCCCTCCTTTCTGGCCGCTCTATTGTCCGCGTGGCTGGCCTATCTGATAGGGTGTCGTCTTTTCGAGGAAGAAACAGCTTTTTTTGGCACGCTTCTGCTTATCGCCGCGCCGTCCTTTAGTGGTGAGGCAACCATCGCCAAGACCGATGCAACCCTGCTGGCCACTGTTCTGGCCAGCCAACTGGCACTGGCCAGAATGTATCTGGACGGTTTTCTGGCTGGCAAGCGGCCGGGCCTTGCGACGATCCTTCTGTTCTGGGCCGCACTGGCCATCGGCATCCTGATCAAAGGGCCAATCACGCCGATGATTTCTGTCCTCACCGTTGCGGCGCTCTGCCTCTGGCATTTCCCAAAGTCGCCGGGTGACCTCAGCCGGATCTATAAATGGGCCCTGACATTCCGGCCGATCACCGGCCTGATCGTATTACTGATCATTGTCAGCCCATGGATGATTGCCATCGGCTTGGAAACGCAAGGGCGTTTCTTTGCTGAAGCACTGGGCACGGACATGCTTGGCAAGGTCGGGGAGGCACAGGAAAGTCATGCCGGGCCAATCGGGTATTACCTGATAGTGGTCTGGATCATGTTCTGGCCTGCAGCCCTGCTGTTGCCTGCGGGCCTGCGCCACGCATTGACGGATATCCGCCATGCAGGCGTTATTTTCTGCCTCGCCTGGCTGATCCCAACCTGGGCCGTTTTCGAGATCGCCTCCACAAAGCTTCCGCATTATACCCTGCCGGTCTATCCGGCGTTGGCTTTTCTGATTGCCCATTGCGTCACACGCCTGAGCCGGGAAGGCGTCAGCAGCACACTGCCAGTCAGCCGCCTGCTTGGCGCCGGGCTGTATCTGCTGGTGGCGGTTCTGGTCGCAGTCCTGTTCATCTATGCTGGCAACACCTACAGCACGAACGGGGCGGGGCTGCTGGAATATATATTTGCCGCAGTCACACTGGTCGGTGCCGTCTGGTGCGTTTTCCAGCTCTGGCGGCTGAAACTCAAAACAGCGCTGGTCTCCAGCAGCCTGCTCGGCGCACTGATGGCGTGGATGCTTTATGAGGGGATGCTGGCCCGGCTGGACGCCTTCCAGGTGTCGCCGCGACTTTCCGCCATGCTGGAAGAACAGCAACTCCATCCACTGCGCAGTGGCGCTGAGCCCGTTGCCCTGCTCGGTTATAATGAACCCTCAGCCATTTTCCTGTTAGGGACCAGTAACCGCATCAGCACTCCGCAAACAGCGGCAGACTGGCTGAAGGCTGCACCGGGCCGGCTTGCCGTTGTCGAAAGCCGACAGGAAGAAGCCTTTCTGTTCGCGCTTGGGGATACGCCGGTGAGAAAACAGGCACAACTTTCCGGTTACAACTATTCAAACGCAATAGATGTGGTACTAACCCTCTACGTTTCCTATTGA
- a CDS encoding response regulator transcription factor, with the protein MTDSKTQTRSLLYLDDDPMAIRQMQGWLQQHAALVRPDYFGAPKQAIAAHRERAYDIVISDLRLGTTTGLEVIREMKTFAPDAAYILVSGDADLSAALAAVNEVRALRFMVKPCTAHDVEQSLLAAGKHLDEVRNLGAVNLATHALNKAGLAIVSFDLSFRLAYANAQAEELLEFCDVLGLSQSNQLVSAGGLPTPELHNLIKASYHSDERRGLAIACGHAGQPASIVIYPLNETDSEETLCTYDMLLIDAATSKQIDPPTLSQALNISLSEARVVQQLACGFDLEEAARSCNLSLSTVRTYLKNAYAKTGASRQSELVSLALRTAI; encoded by the coding sequence ATGACTGATTCCAAGACCCAGACACGCTCACTCCTCTATCTGGATGATGACCCCATGGCGATCCGGCAGATGCAGGGCTGGTTACAGCAACATGCCGCTCTGGTGCGTCCTGATTACTTTGGTGCGCCCAAACAGGCAATTGCTGCACATCGTGAGCGCGCGTATGATATCGTCATCAGTGATCTGCGCCTTGGCACCACAACCGGTCTTGAAGTGATCCGGGAGATGAAAACCTTTGCGCCCGATGCTGCCTATATTCTTGTCTCTGGTGATGCCGATCTGTCGGCCGCCCTGGCGGCCGTGAATGAAGTGCGTGCGCTGCGGTTCATGGTCAAGCCGTGCACGGCCCATGATGTGGAACAGAGCCTGCTGGCGGCGGGCAAACACCTTGATGAAGTCAGAAATCTCGGGGCCGTCAACCTCGCAACCCATGCATTGAATAAGGCCGGTCTGGCGATCGTCAGTTTCGACCTTTCTTTCAGGCTTGCCTATGCAAATGCGCAAGCTGAGGAACTGCTTGAATTCTGCGATGTTCTGGGGCTCTCACAAAGCAATCAACTGGTTTCGGCTGGTGGCTTGCCAACGCCAGAATTGCACAATCTGATTAAAGCCTCCTACCATTCCGACGAACGGCGTGGCCTTGCGATCGCCTGCGGTCATGCGGGTCAACCGGCATCAATCGTTATTTATCCCCTCAATGAGACGGACAGCGAAGAGACGCTCTGCACTTATGACATGCTGTTGATTGATGCTGCGACCTCCAAACAGATTGATCCACCGACTTTGTCACAGGCGCTCAATATTTCCCTGAGTGAAGCCAGAGTTGTTCAGCAACTGGCCTGTGGATTCGACCTTGAGGAAGCCGCTCGCAGCTGTAATCTGTCACTCAGCACGGTGCGCACATATCTCAAAAATGCCTACGCAAAAACCGGTGCCTCCAGACAATCAGAACTGGTCAGCCTGGCCTTGCGTACAGCAATTTAA
- a CDS encoding glycosyltransferase family 2 protein — MTNRVPASLYNIVQAPPKEGPALSVVVPMYNEAENAGVLIEEIATALRGKVLFEIIAVNDCSTDTTAAVLSGLKERFPELRPLSHGQNAGQSRGVRTGIMAARSPVISTLDGDGQNNPADIPALYTALTRDGAPASLMMVAGERQKRRDTAAKRYASRIANGVRKNLLGDDANDTGCGLKVFYRDAFLRLPYFDHIHRYLPALMKREGYEVEFLPVSARERLYGQSKYTNFQRAAVAIRDLMGVMWLKSRHRHPGSIEEL; from the coding sequence ATGACCAATCGCGTCCCGGCATCCCTGTACAATATCGTTCAGGCCCCACCAAAAGAGGGGCCGGCGCTGAGCGTTGTCGTGCCCATGTATAACGAGGCAGAAAATGCCGGTGTCCTGATCGAGGAGATCGCGACGGCCCTGCGCGGCAAGGTTTTGTTCGAAATTATTGCCGTCAATGATTGCTCCACTGACACAACGGCGGCAGTGTTATCAGGCCTGAAGGAGCGTTTTCCGGAATTGCGACCCCTTTCACATGGGCAAAATGCCGGGCAAAGCAGAGGCGTGCGCACGGGCATCATGGCCGCGCGCAGCCCGGTCATCAGCACGCTTGATGGCGATGGCCAGAATAACCCGGCAGATATTCCAGCCCTTTATACGGCTCTCACGCGGGACGGTGCACCAGCCTCCCTGATGATGGTTGCGGGTGAGCGCCAGAAGCGACGGGACACAGCCGCCAAGCGGTATGCCTCACGCATCGCCAATGGCGTCCGGAAAAACCTGCTCGGAGATGACGCAAATGACACAGGCTGTGGCCTGAAGGTCTTTTACCGGGATGCGTTTCTGCGCTTGCCCTATTTTGATCATATCCACCGCTATTTGCCGGCATTGATGAAACGCGAAGGCTATGAGGTGGAATTTCTGCCGGTCTCCGCGCGCGAACGGCTTTACGGACAGTCGAAATACACCAATTTCCAGCGTGCCGCTGTCGCCATTCGCGACCTGATGGGCGTCATGTGGCTGAAAAGCCGTCATCGCCACCCCGGCTCTATCGAAGAGCTGTAA
- the phbB gene encoding acetoacetyl-CoA reductase, with protein MSKNALVTGGTRGIGKAISVGLKNAGYNVVANYAGNEEAAAQFTEETGITAIKWDVADYAICETAIGDIEARHGATDILVNNAGVTRDIPFHKMSLDHWRTVMSIDLDSAFNMTRPVINGMRDRGFGRIVNISSINGQKGQFGQANYSAAKAGLIGFTRALAQETARKGITVNAVAPGYIGTDMVNALDDKVLDSIVGQIPVGRLGTPEEIADCVNFLVSEQCGFITGSVLTANGGQYIAA; from the coding sequence ATGAGCAAGAATGCACTCGTCACGGGCGGCACGCGCGGAATTGGCAAAGCCATCAGTGTAGGCCTTAAGAATGCAGGCTATAATGTTGTTGCCAATTATGCTGGTAATGAAGAAGCTGCTGCACAGTTTACGGAAGAAACCGGCATCACGGCCATCAAGTGGGATGTCGCAGATTATGCAATCTGCGAAACAGCCATCGGGGACATAGAAGCCAGGCATGGTGCCACTGACATTCTGGTCAATAATGCCGGCGTGACCCGCGATATACCCTTTCACAAAATGAGCCTTGATCACTGGCGCACGGTGATGTCGATTGATCTCGACAGTGCCTTCAACATGACCCGTCCTGTCATCAATGGTATGCGCGACCGGGGCTTTGGCCGGATCGTCAATATCTCTTCCATCAATGGTCAGAAGGGGCAGTTCGGCCAGGCCAATTACTCTGCTGCCAAGGCAGGGCTGATCGGCTTTACGCGCGCGCTCGCGCAGGAGACGGCCCGCAAGGGAATAACTGTCAACGCAGTAGCGCCCGGTTATATTGGCACGGATATGGTCAACGCACTTGATGACAAGGTGCTGGACAGCATTGTCGGCCAAATTCCGGTTGGCCGTCTTGGTACACCGGAGGAGATTGCGGACTGTGTAAACTTCCTGGTTAGCGAGCAGTGCGGGTTCATTACCGGTAGTGTACTGACAGCTAATGGTGGTCAGTATATCGCTGCCTGA
- a CDS encoding EAL domain-containing protein, translating into MTDIRIAEKNETLNLALEVAGQAMFEFDPVKNDLSWSGQETLASFLGVDKNLDLANFERLSSLIAPDDVMVRERAVQEAKTTDQGYAVEYRVKSVDGEWRWFEERGSWLNFGGHSRLIGVLRTIHEQKSREDHLSWLVTYDELTGQLNRQRTKELLDQHVRMEQGGAYIMVGIDNLGAVNSDFGFDIADEVIVETSNRLRDSLDDSDALGRVAGTKFGIILHKTDAEDIRSVCNKLLAAVRENLYETAKGGLAISVCAGVAPLTKEIASAEMAMAQAEAALDAARQIGSSSWSTFSEKTDTVSRRKRNSEMSDIILTALNERRIELAYQPIVTDINEEHTKYECLIRMMHNGEEVPPAKFIPIAEHLGLVHLLDRRALELATYALRKDPRILLNVNVSWETVKDPVWAEGYLAHLRANRDVSNRITVELTETQAVDALEASIEFVSEIKKVGCEFALDDFGAGYTSFRNLKALDIDVLKIDGSFVTGVCSSRDNQLFVRTLLDLARNFGMKTVAEWVDNDADAMLLKGLGVDYLQGFYIGRPVQRPEWSQNADRAEQASALRKA; encoded by the coding sequence ATGACTGATATCCGCATTGCTGAAAAAAATGAGACGCTTAATCTGGCACTTGAAGTTGCCGGACAGGCAATGTTTGAGTTTGATCCGGTAAAAAACGACCTCAGCTGGTCCGGTCAGGAGACACTGGCGAGTTTTCTGGGCGTTGATAAAAATCTTGACCTCGCAAATTTTGAACGCCTGTCCAGTCTTATCGCGCCCGATGATGTCATGGTCCGGGAGCGGGCCGTGCAGGAAGCCAAAACCACAGATCAGGGTTATGCGGTGGAATATCGCGTCAAATCTGTTGACGGCGAATGGCGCTGGTTTGAAGAGCGCGGCAGTTGGCTGAATTTTGGCGGGCACAGCCGGTTGATCGGTGTCCTGCGCACTATTCATGAACAGAAATCACGCGAAGACCACCTTTCATGGCTGGTTACATATGATGAGCTGACGGGCCAGTTAAATCGTCAGCGGACAAAAGAATTACTCGACCAGCATGTGCGCATGGAACAGGGCGGCGCCTACATCATGGTTGGGATAGACAATCTTGGTGCGGTGAACAGTGATTTTGGTTTCGATATCGCGGATGAAGTGATTGTTGAAACATCCAATCGTCTGCGCGATTCACTTGATGACAGCGATGCACTGGGGCGGGTTGCCGGCACAAAGTTCGGCATTATCCTGCATAAGACTGACGCTGAAGATATCCGTTCTGTCTGTAACAAGCTGTTGGCTGCAGTGCGTGAAAACCTTTATGAAACCGCCAAAGGCGGATTGGCGATTTCTGTGTGTGCCGGTGTTGCACCGCTGACCAAAGAAATTGCCAGCGCAGAAATGGCCATGGCCCAGGCGGAAGCGGCTCTTGATGCTGCCCGCCAGATCGGCTCATCAAGCTGGTCCACATTCTCAGAAAAAACTGACACTGTGTCTCGGCGCAAGCGCAATTCGGAAATGTCGGATATAATCCTGACAGCGTTGAATGAGCGCCGGATCGAACTGGCCTATCAACCGATCGTTACGGATATCAATGAAGAGCACACAAAATATGAGTGCCTGATCCGTATGATGCATAATGGCGAGGAAGTGCCCCCTGCGAAATTTATTCCTATTGCAGAGCATCTTGGCCTTGTTCACCTGCTCGACAGGCGGGCGCTGGAATTGGCAACCTATGCCCTGCGCAAGGACCCTCGTATCCTGCTGAATGTCAATGTTTCCTGGGAAACGGTGAAAGATCCTGTCTGGGCAGAAGGCTATCTGGCGCATTTGCGCGCAAACCGCGACGTCTCCAATCGTATCACGGTCGAACTGACGGAAACGCAGGCGGTGGATGCACTAGAAGCGTCAATCGAGTTTGTATCCGAAATCAAGAAAGTGGGTTGTGAATTTGCCCTTGATGATTTTGGTGCCGGCTATACGTCGTTCCGTAATTTGAAAGCACTTGATATTGATGTGCTGAAAATTGACGGGTCATTCGTCACGGGCGTCTGTTCGTCTCGCGATAACCAGCTTTTCGTGCGTACCCTGCTTGATCTGGCACGGAATTTCGGCATGAAAACTGTGGCGGAATGGGTCGATAATGATGCAGATGCCATGCTCTTGAAAGGGCTGGGCGTTGACTATCTTCAGGGCTTTTACATCGGACGCCCGGTGCAAAGGCCGGAATGGTCGCAAAATGCCGACAGAGCCGAGCAGGCCAGTGCGTTGCGCAAAGCCTGA
- a CDS encoding type II toxin-antitoxin system RelE/ParE family toxin, which produces MTYSITYTREALSDLIAISTYLRERNPAAAKAVIQDIETAISHLPDFPQLGVVSRRLTDVRRLVSSRYHYVVAYKVDTDRREVLIIAVFHPRQQKTV; this is translated from the coding sequence ATGACATATAGTATTACGTACACGAGGGAAGCTCTCTCAGATCTCATCGCAATTAGCACTTATCTGCGAGAGCGCAACCCGGCCGCCGCAAAGGCTGTGATACAGGATATTGAAACAGCTATCAGCCACTTGCCGGACTTTCCACAACTAGGTGTGGTCAGCCGGAGGCTCACGGACGTGCGTCGGCTTGTGTCGTCCAGGTATCATTATGTCGTTGCTTACAAAGTAGATACGGACAGGAGAGAAGTCCTGATTATTGCAGTTTTTCATCCCCGCCAACAGAAAACCGTGTAA
- the phaR gene encoding polyhydroxyalkanoate synthesis repressor PhaR, producing the protein MASHENQQNATAGDKADIITIKKYANRRLYNTATSSYVTLEYLSQMVRNNEEFVVRDAKTGDDITRSVLTQIIFEEENKGQNLLPVNFLRRLIRYYGDSLQSFVPSYLEMSMESFQKNQETIRQSMSGAFSEAPGFKIFEDVTRQNMAMFEQGMKMFGVNGGNTAFNNPAFNNPWASMMSNTDAPESRDAEIQSLKDEIESLKSQLAEKK; encoded by the coding sequence ATGGCCAGCCACGAAAACCAGCAGAATGCCACCGCAGGCGATAAAGCTGATATTATCACGATCAAGAAATACGCGAACCGTCGGCTCTATAACACTGCGACCAGCTCCTATGTGACCCTGGAATATCTCTCCCAGATGGTCCGCAATAATGAGGAGTTCGTGGTCCGTGATGCCAAAACCGGCGATGACATTACCCGGTCGGTCCTCACGCAGATCATCTTTGAGGAAGAAAACAAGGGGCAGAATTTGCTGCCAGTGAACTTCCTGCGCCGACTGATCCGCTATTATGGCGACAGTCTCCAGTCATTCGTGCCGTCATATCTTGAGATGAGCATGGAGAGCTTCCAGAAAAACCAGGAGACAATCCGTCAATCCATGTCCGGCGCCTTTTCCGAAGCGCCTGGCTTCAAGATTTTCGAGGATGTGACACGGCAAAATATGGCCATGTTCGAACAGGGCATGAAAATGTTCGGGGTCAATGGCGGCAACACTGCCTTCAACAACCCTGCCTTTAACAACCCATGGGCAAGCATGATGAGCAATACCGACGCACCCGAGTCGCGTGATGCAGAAATACAGTCACTCAAGGATGAGATTGAGTCCCTGAAGTCACAACTGGCAGAAAAGAAATAA